The following coding sequences lie in one Drosophila sulfurigaster albostrigata strain 15112-1811.04 chromosome 2R, ASM2355843v2, whole genome shotgun sequence genomic window:
- the LOC133837113 gene encoding protein Skeletor, isoforms B/C isoform X2, with translation MLTTTKDKSSLLHVALLAALSSLQLHCHAAYPYYGTKIGALTRLHHGVSGDVYAVDSRTIFIKKFNYDGEAPAAYFYVGNTARPSNEGAARLRDEKGGTAALTRRYRNKDITLSLPEGKTLRDVKWFSVWCDEFAVNFGDVAIPNSLDFPRPQKISALRGVHGVSSDNIVIVDAQTLLVPNFSYDGEAPDAKFWVGRGQRPTSDGLRIPDENGKENPLRRYDRKTIVLTLPEDLTIFDIGHFGVWCEAFTVDFGHVRLPEGLNVPPSLKMLGISPQSKLNCEVLYDDLAFEVRWAVAGESIVVQLVAKLDPNNYMSFGISPNKNISQMIGADVAVAWVDPETGNGFAQDYYLEGKAQCSGGRGACPDVKILPNTNSIRLLNAAMVNGYSIVTYQRSLAATDSLDLPISVTDAESAVWAIGPLNDYREVSFHTYYNKHLHHIEFGRQPKWNCPLPEGAKSGINSAEQEDEVTQIPHSFAGGAGYPPAGRPLNVEPDEEFYENRAQALHRTTPVHAPQKQQVAALSTQHRSVPTPRPVNSKDAWDIPAIQCHEPEDGVFYAQMGPTGGKHGYPAITGHVGWGISWYINGLLIPELHVVRGRTYTFVVEGGNNPDIPAKYHPFYISDDPVGGYEHKREEEKKAVRIFAGVHRSRSGQVTPTGVGRLCNWTPDVEGPPADDYQSFGAYQRTLTLKCDAGEPGVISWKPDKNTPDTVYYHCFTHRYLGWKIHVHDSCNGISGGDGIGAASDRYETREPAPIREDYTAESSIRHETKMASALLKLSRRAY, from the exons ATGCTGACAACAACGAAGGATAAATCATCGCTGCTGCATGTCGCCTTATTGGCCGCATTAAGCT CACTGCAGCTTCATTGTCATGCCGCCTACCCATACTATGGCACAAAGATCGGCGCACTTACACGACTTCACCATGGCGTTTCCGGTGACGTTTATGCCGTCGACTCGCGTACGATTTtcataaagaaatttaattacgaTGGCGAAGCTCCAGCTGCCTACTTCTATGTCGGCAACACAGCACGTCCCAGCAACGAAGGCGCTGCTCGCCTTAGAGACGAAAAGGGCGGAACCGCTGCATTGACGCGCCGTTATCGCAACAAGGACATTACTCTATCGCTGCCTGAAGGCAAGACGCTTCGTGACGTCAAGTGGTTTTCGGTGTGGTGCGATGAGTTTGCAGTCAATTTCGGAGATGTGGCTATACCAAACAGCCTGGACTTTCCACGCCCGCAAAAAATAAGCGCCCTGAGAGGTGTTCATGGCGTTTCCTCTGACAACATTGTCATCGTGGATGCCCAGACTCTATTGGTTCCAAACTTTAGCTACGATGGTGAAGCACCAG ATGCTAAGTTCTGGGTAGGTCGTGGTCAGCGTCCGACATCAGATGGCCTAAGAATACCGGACGAGAACGGTAAGGAGAATCCGTTGCGTCGCTACGACCGGAAGACAATTGTATTAACGCTTCCCGAAGATTTGACCATCTTTGATATCGGTCATTTTGGTGTCTGGTGTGAGGCATTCACCGTTGACTTCGGTCATGTGCGTCTGCCTGAAGGTCTCAATGTGCCGCCCTCGCTAAAAATGCTGGGCATAAGTCCACAG TCGAAGCTAAACTGTGAGGTGCTTTATGATGATCTGGCTTTTGAAGTACGCTGGGCCGTGGCCGGTGAGAGCATCGTCGTGCAATTGGTTGCTAAATTGG ATCCCAACAATTACATGTCCTTTGGCATTTCAcccaataaaaatataagtcAAATGATTGGCGCCGACGTTGCAGTGGCCTGGGTTGATCCTGAAACTGGCAACGGCTTTGCTCAGGATTATTATCTGGAAGGAAAGGCACAATGCTCAGGTGGACGCGGTGCCTGCCCAGATGTCAAAATTTTACCAAACACAAACTCTATTCGGTTGCTTAATGCTGCTATGGTAAATGGCTACTCAATTGTTACCTATCAGCGTTCGCTTGCTGCCACGGATAGTCTGGACTTGCCCATCTCAGTGACTGATGCGGAATCCGCTGTCTGGGCCATTGGACCACTGAATGACTACAGAGAGGTCTCCTTCCATACCTACTACAACAAGCATTTACATCATATTGAATTTGGTCGTCAACCTAAATGGAATTGTCCTTTGCCTGAGGGAGCCAAGTCGGGCATCAATTCCGCCGAACAGGAGGATGAAGTCACCCAAATTCCCCACAGCTTCGCTGGTGGTGCTGGATATCCTCCCGCCGGCCGTCCCTTGAACGTTGAGCCCGACGAGGAGTTTTATGAGAATCGAGCCCAAGCACTTCATCGCACAACTCCCGTACATGCTCCACAAAAACAGCAGGTGGCCGCGCTATCCACACAACATCGCTCAGTGCCTACGCCCAGGCCGGTCAACAGTAAGGATGCCTGGGATATTCCTGCTATTCAGTGCCACGAACCCGAAGATGGCGTCTTCTACGCCCAAATGGGTCCAACAGGAGGCAAGCATGGCTATCCGGCAATAACAG GTCACGTTGGGTGGGGCATCTCGTGGTACATTAATGGTTTGCTCATTCCCGAGCTCCATGTAGTGAGAGGCAGGACTTATACATTCGTGGTGGAAGGCGGCAATAATCCTGACATACCCGCCAAGTATCATCCATTCTACATCAGTGACGATCCTGTTGGAGGTTACGAGCATAAGCGAGAGGAAGAAAAAAAG GCCGTTCGCATCTTTGCTGGTGTACATAGATCCAGATCCGGACAGGTCACCCCCACCGGAGTGGGTCGTCTGTGCAACTGGACTCCTGATGTGGAAGGACCACCAGCTGATGATTATCAATCATTTGGCGCGTACCAGCGTACACTTACACTAAAATGCGATGCAGGAGAACCAGGCGTGATCAGCTGGAAGCCGGATAAAAATACGCCGGACACCGTTTACTATCACTGTTTTACGCATCGCTATCTGGGCTGGAAGATTCATGTGCACGACTCGTGCAATGGCATTAGTGGTGGTGATGGTATAGGTGCTGCTTCAGATCGGTACGAGACACGTGAACCGGCGCCCATCCGAGAAGACTACACCGCCGAGTCATCGATACGTCACGAAACCAAG ATGGCATCCGCGCTGCTGAAGCTCTCGAGGAGAGCCTACTAA
- the LOC133837113 gene encoding protein Skeletor, isoforms D/E isoform X1 — MLTTTKDKSSLLHVALLAALSSLQLHCHAAYPYYGTKIGALTRLHHGVSGDVYAVDSRTIFIKKFNYDGEAPAAYFYVGNTARPSNEGAARLRDEKGGTAALTRRYRNKDITLSLPEGKTLRDVKWFSVWCDEFAVNFGDVAIPNSLDFPRPQKISALRGVHGVSSDNIVIVDAQTLLVPNFSYDGEAPDAKFWVGRGQRPTSDGLRIPDENGKENPLRRYDRKTIVLTLPEDLTIFDIGHFGVWCEAFTVDFGHVRLPEGLNVPPSLKMLGISPQSKLNCEVLYDDLAFEVRWAVAGESIVVQLVAKLDPNNYMSFGISPNKNISQMIGADVAVAWVDPETGNGFAQDYYLEGKAQCSGGRGACPDVKILPNTNSIRLLNAAMVNGYSIVTYQRSLAATDSLDLPISVTDAESAVWAIGPLNDYREVSFHTYYNKHLHHIEFGRQPKWNCPLPEGAKSGINSAEQEDEVTQIPHSFAGGAGYPPAGRPLNVEPDEEFYENRAQALHRTTPVHAPQKQQVAALSTQHRSVPTPRPVNSKDAWDIPAIQCHEPEDGVFYAQMGPTGGKHGYPAITGHVGWGISWYINGLLIPELHVVRGRTYTFVVEGGNNPDIPAKYHPFYISDDPVGGYEHKREEEKKAVRIFAGVHRSRSGQVTPTGVGRLCNWTPDVEGPPADDYQSFGAYQRTLTLKCDAGEPGVISWKPDKNTPDTVYYHCFTHRYLGWKIHVHDSCNGISGGDGIGAASDRYETREPAPIREDYTAESSIRHETKVSPNDNFLLKHQTDLIKNHNMNGTPPKLSFEITKSSEITKLISDGIRAAEALEESLLRNQSIASEAAEPPTHNNDKSGTNNNGDISNNNVATRIPSIPLLAQTRPEILHGETQTHSLKSSSSQTSPSSLSVHPKLPIFAAPHSPSVIVNSHLHQRLKYPYMHHANFPLPHAYAHAHHHHHNTHLTIHHHNLTSNIPALAQKTISLSEYLRPPQNAPLFHPVKLPGRRPYPGPLKKVPASRPLPGPGSGTGTVPVLSQQHSPIGGILPQSSVIVNHYHKPVHGLLKPFLKEKHFPIQPIAASVLLLGQPTELNGKGQRIKEAIDRFNVKAKPIVPVPVAVPYVDLEPQGSHKSTSFFNVNGKVDQKPLLTMSNTTTITIPLIKHQIPDEPSPQQIASMRPAINQGFKPDSVVVESGFRPIVRNDGTGVQLPQELIEQVAHRREDPGTEIDEVMETDTLFLTTQQGGSESQSFEPIFIPSPLDSTNATRLTTSNMPQAVVDPVASASPLKLPSSALTHSLPSAAQLRKPSLEELFQENSDDEETLTDAADQMEDVLQATNPPFVVSKEQNSVELFDAHSDYDDLANLFATEEEENQQAHAQAQDSLADDNETETDDKIAQAAERIDTYYLPPDNRKIPHASIPSGAVYTFDGKSVVDSTLVLPPKLDAPDVSLSRHTDYGLTASEKLVRTTPQLGVYRGELPEDFLSTLQPVGQPVTDRTNDHRVAFGASSTSVLPGADSPYETQSPSSPPLTSSLRPISTKLHLLKPDINKNST; from the exons ATGCTGACAACAACGAAGGATAAATCATCGCTGCTGCATGTCGCCTTATTGGCCGCATTAAGCT CACTGCAGCTTCATTGTCATGCCGCCTACCCATACTATGGCACAAAGATCGGCGCACTTACACGACTTCACCATGGCGTTTCCGGTGACGTTTATGCCGTCGACTCGCGTACGATTTtcataaagaaatttaattacgaTGGCGAAGCTCCAGCTGCCTACTTCTATGTCGGCAACACAGCACGTCCCAGCAACGAAGGCGCTGCTCGCCTTAGAGACGAAAAGGGCGGAACCGCTGCATTGACGCGCCGTTATCGCAACAAGGACATTACTCTATCGCTGCCTGAAGGCAAGACGCTTCGTGACGTCAAGTGGTTTTCGGTGTGGTGCGATGAGTTTGCAGTCAATTTCGGAGATGTGGCTATACCAAACAGCCTGGACTTTCCACGCCCGCAAAAAATAAGCGCCCTGAGAGGTGTTCATGGCGTTTCCTCTGACAACATTGTCATCGTGGATGCCCAGACTCTATTGGTTCCAAACTTTAGCTACGATGGTGAAGCACCAG ATGCTAAGTTCTGGGTAGGTCGTGGTCAGCGTCCGACATCAGATGGCCTAAGAATACCGGACGAGAACGGTAAGGAGAATCCGTTGCGTCGCTACGACCGGAAGACAATTGTATTAACGCTTCCCGAAGATTTGACCATCTTTGATATCGGTCATTTTGGTGTCTGGTGTGAGGCATTCACCGTTGACTTCGGTCATGTGCGTCTGCCTGAAGGTCTCAATGTGCCGCCCTCGCTAAAAATGCTGGGCATAAGTCCACAG TCGAAGCTAAACTGTGAGGTGCTTTATGATGATCTGGCTTTTGAAGTACGCTGGGCCGTGGCCGGTGAGAGCATCGTCGTGCAATTGGTTGCTAAATTGG ATCCCAACAATTACATGTCCTTTGGCATTTCAcccaataaaaatataagtcAAATGATTGGCGCCGACGTTGCAGTGGCCTGGGTTGATCCTGAAACTGGCAACGGCTTTGCTCAGGATTATTATCTGGAAGGAAAGGCACAATGCTCAGGTGGACGCGGTGCCTGCCCAGATGTCAAAATTTTACCAAACACAAACTCTATTCGGTTGCTTAATGCTGCTATGGTAAATGGCTACTCAATTGTTACCTATCAGCGTTCGCTTGCTGCCACGGATAGTCTGGACTTGCCCATCTCAGTGACTGATGCGGAATCCGCTGTCTGGGCCATTGGACCACTGAATGACTACAGAGAGGTCTCCTTCCATACCTACTACAACAAGCATTTACATCATATTGAATTTGGTCGTCAACCTAAATGGAATTGTCCTTTGCCTGAGGGAGCCAAGTCGGGCATCAATTCCGCCGAACAGGAGGATGAAGTCACCCAAATTCCCCACAGCTTCGCTGGTGGTGCTGGATATCCTCCCGCCGGCCGTCCCTTGAACGTTGAGCCCGACGAGGAGTTTTATGAGAATCGAGCCCAAGCACTTCATCGCACAACTCCCGTACATGCTCCACAAAAACAGCAGGTGGCCGCGCTATCCACACAACATCGCTCAGTGCCTACGCCCAGGCCGGTCAACAGTAAGGATGCCTGGGATATTCCTGCTATTCAGTGCCACGAACCCGAAGATGGCGTCTTCTACGCCCAAATGGGTCCAACAGGAGGCAAGCATGGCTATCCGGCAATAACAG GTCACGTTGGGTGGGGCATCTCGTGGTACATTAATGGTTTGCTCATTCCCGAGCTCCATGTAGTGAGAGGCAGGACTTATACATTCGTGGTGGAAGGCGGCAATAATCCTGACATACCCGCCAAGTATCATCCATTCTACATCAGTGACGATCCTGTTGGAGGTTACGAGCATAAGCGAGAGGAAGAAAAAAAG GCCGTTCGCATCTTTGCTGGTGTACATAGATCCAGATCCGGACAGGTCACCCCCACCGGAGTGGGTCGTCTGTGCAACTGGACTCCTGATGTGGAAGGACCACCAGCTGATGATTATCAATCATTTGGCGCGTACCAGCGTACACTTACACTAAAATGCGATGCAGGAGAACCAGGCGTGATCAGCTGGAAGCCGGATAAAAATACGCCGGACACCGTTTACTATCACTGTTTTACGCATCGCTATCTGGGCTGGAAGATTCATGTGCACGACTCGTGCAATGGCATTAGTGGTGGTGATGGTATAGGTGCTGCTTCAGATCGGTACGAGACACGTGAACCGGCGCCCATCCGAGAAGACTACACCGCCGAGTCATCGATACGTCACGAAACCAAGGTCAGCCCCAAcgataattttttattgaagcACCAAACCGATTTGATTAAGAATCACAATATGAACGGAACACCGCCTAAACTGAGttttgaaataacaaaatctTCGGAAATAACCAAATTGATTTCAGATGGCATCCGCGCTGCTGAAGCTCTCGAGGAGAGCCTACTAAGGAACCAGTCCATCGCCTCTGAAGCCGCTGAACCACCGACTCACAATAACGATAAAAGCGGCACTAACAACAACGGTGACATTAGTAACAACAATGTCGCTACAAGAATACCATCTATACCATTGCTGGCACAAACCAGACCCGAGATTTTACATGGTGAAACTCAAACTCATTCGTtgaaatcatcatcatctcaaACATCCCCATCTTCGTTATCGGTCCATCCAAAACTGCCCATCTTTGCTGCTCCACATTCACCGTCTGTTATTGTCAACTCCCATTTGCATCAACGTCTCAAATATCCGTATATGCACCATGCAAATTTTCCACTGCCTCATGCATACGCACATGCACATCATCACCATCACAATACCCATTTGACCATACACCATCACAATCTTACCAGTAATATTCCAGCCCTGGCACAGAAAACTATTAGCCTCTCGGAGTATCTTCGTCCTCCTCAAAACGCACCGCTGTTCCACCCCGTTAAGCTACCGGGACGTCGACCATATCCTGGACCCCTTAAGAAGGTGCCCGCCTCCCGCCCTCTGCCGGGGCCAGGGTCAGGCACTGGCACCGTGCCGGTGCTATCACAGCAGCATTCTCCAATAGGTGGCATTCTTCCGCAGTCATCGGTAATTGTCAATCATTATCATAAGCCAGTGCATGGACTGCTGAAGCCCTTCCtcaaagaaaaacatttccCCATACAACCGATAGCCGCTTCAGTGCTTCTGTTGGGTCAGCCCACCGAGCTTAACGGAAAAGGTCAGCGCATTAAAGAAGCCATAGATCGTTTTAATGTTAAGGCAAAACCCATTGTTCCCGTCCCAGTCGCAGTCCCATATGTTGACCTCGAACCACAGGGATCTCATAAGAGTACTTCCTTCTTTAATGTAAATGGCAAAGTGGACCAGAAGCCACTCTTAACAATGAGCAACACAACCACGATAACAATACCACTTATCAAACACCAAATACCGGATGAGCCATCACCTCAACAAATTGCCAGCATGCGCCCAGCAATCAATCAGGGCTTTAAACCAGACTCAGTCGTCGTAGAGAGTGGATTTCGTCCAATCGTACGCAACGATGGCACCGGAGTGCAGTTACCGCAAGAGCTGATCGAACAGGTGGCCCATAGGCGCGAAGATCCTGGCACTGAAATCGATGAGGTCATGGAAACAGATACACTTTTCCTTACCACCCAGCAAGGTGGCAGTGAGTCTCAGAGCTTTGAGCCTATTTTTATACCATCGCCACTTGACAGCACCAATGCCACCCGATTGACTACTTCCAATATGCCACAAGCAGTTGTTGATCCAGTTGCTTCTGCATCGCCTTTAAAATTACCCTCCTCGGCACTGACTCACTCACTGCCATCGGCGGCTCAATTGCGTAAACCTTCTCTAGAAGAGCTCTTTCAAGAGAATAGTGATGATGAGGAGACCCTAACTGATGCCGCGGACCAAATGGAAGACGTACTACAAGCTACTAACCCGCCATTTGTGGTTTCAAAGGAGCAAAACTCGGTTGAATTATTCGACGCACATTCAGACTACGACGATTTGGCCAACCTTTTCGCTACCGAGGAAGAAGAGAACCAGCAAGCGCATGCACAGGCACAAGATTCATTAGCTGACGAtaatgaaactgaaacagatGACAAGATAGCGCAAGCTGCTGAACGCATTGACACATACTATTTACCACCAGATAATCGAAAGATCCCGCATGCCAGCATCCCCAGTGGGGCTGTGTACACTTTCGATGGCAAGTCTGTGGTGGACAGCACTCTTGTTTTGCCACCCAAACTGGATGCACCTGACGTAAGTCTATCACGGCACACAGACTACGGACTTACAGCATCAGAGAAACTTGTTCGCACCACCCCTCAACTTGGTGTTTATCGTGGAGAATTACCAGAGGACTTCCTTTCAACATTGCAGCCGGTGGGCCAGCCAGTGACGGACCGCACAAACGATCATAGGGTTGCCTTTGGTGCAAGCAGTACTTCTGTGCTTCCTGGTGCAGATAGCCCATATGAAACCCAATCGCCCTCATCACCACCATTAACATCATCACTTCGACCCATATCAACCAAGTTGCACTTACTTAAGCCCGATATTAACAAGAATAGCACGTAG
- the LOC133839430 gene encoding LOW QUALITY PROTEIN: 28S rRNA (cytosine-C(5))-methyltransferase (The sequence of the model RefSeq protein was modified relative to this genomic sequence to represent the inferred CDS: deleted 1 base in 1 codon) gives MSKFNHSVKVPTQYKVAAKILRTALEKQKTIKSLIFEEKHARIGSLHAVLRIYSEHRGAVDGAIEESGLLKENPKLDSVLAKVLVTELIFGRGLLNGDSRPVQTVRTFKERLQQAISGTGFQKKELNPRYVRINTNLHSVPEALEYLARNEWRRKEFDSDISYADFLAAIRTLEENEFMMDLNVEGVLIFHHKTSHYWACHDLVKSKMFILQNKATCLAAELLAPPSGATVLDMCAAPGMKTLHICNVMKNQGRIYAVEQSKDRFKALCDITELAGCKIVSPILADALTIGPEQCPDVEYILVDPSCSGNGMQNRFKVCEEQKDDKRLFKLAGLQIKILSHAMSAFPNVKRIVYCTCSLWKEENEQVVQRCLQLNPSFKLLNCKKALRNKWTNVGDKEYVKIGKNCLYCLPDQDLTDGIFLAMFEKVNED, from the exons ATGAGTAAATTCAATCATTCTGTGAAAGTGCCCACACAATATAAAGTTGCAGCTAAAATCTTAAGAACAGCTCTtgagaaacaaaaaacc ataaaGTCGCTCATATTTGAGGAAAAGCATGCG CGTATCGGCAGCTTACACGCGGTGCTAAGGATTTATAGCGAGCACAGAGGCGCAGTTGATGGAGCTATTGAAGAATCGGGATTGCTGAAAGAAAACCCCAAGCTGGACTCCGTTCTGGCCAAAGTGCTGGTTACAGAATTGATTTTTGGACGCGGACTGCTGAACGGGGACAGCAGACCAGTGCAAACAGTACGCACCTTTAAAGAGCGACTACAGCAGGCGATAAGTGGCACCGGATTCCAGAAGAAAG AACTCAATCCACGCTATGTACGCATCAATACAAATCTGCACAGCGTGCCCGAAGCCCTGGAGTATTTGGCACGCAACGAGTGGAGGCGCAAGGAATTTGATTCCGATATTTCATATGCTGATTTCTTAGCTGCTATACGCACACTGGAAGAGAATGAATTCATGATGGACCTTAACGTGGAGGGGGTGTTAATATTCCATCATAAAACTAGCCACTACTGGGCTTGTCATGATCTAGTTAAGagcaaaatgtttatattgcaAAACAAGGCCACATGTTTGGCTGCTGAACTGCTAGCACCACCATCTGGGGCCACTGTGTTGGACATGTGCGCCGCACCAGGCATGAAAACATTGCATATTTGCAATGTAATGAAGAACCAGGGTCGCATCTATGCCGTTGAGCAATCCAAAGACCGCTTTAAAGCTCTTTGCGATATAACAGAGCTAGCTGGCTGTAAGATAGTTAGCCCTATACTTGCAGATGCTCTTACCATTG GTCCTGAGCAGTGTCCAGATGTCGAATATATTCTTGTGGATCCCAGCTGCTCGGGCAACGGAATGCAAAATCGTTTCAAAGTTTGTGAGGAACAGAAGGATGACAAACGTCTGTTCAAGCTCGCCggattacaaattaaaatcctGAGCCATGCAATGAGTGCTTTTCCCAATGTTAAGCGTATTGTTTATTGTACGTGCTCGCTTTGGAAGGAGGAGAATGAGCAAGTGGTTCAGCGTTGTCTTCAACTAAATCCTTCGTTTAAGCTACTCAATTGCAAGAAAGCCCTGCGCAACAAGTGGACAAATGTTGGTGACAAAGAGTACGTTAAAATCGGTAAAAACTGTTTGTACTGCCTTCCGGATCAGGACCTTACTGACGGCATCTTCCTAGCAATGTTTGAGAAGGTTAATGAGGATTAa
- the LOC133839435 gene encoding uncharacterized protein LOC133839435 — protein sequence MAKKTKSQTKTLPPNEQQVKPEPDGLQVSNPPAVEEQSIDKSVEVFLWLFAYSVLMFTLPFLGFYGVRNWLDESFPDLDTFQKNCYSVLTAVLVVNAIVAMYVLKAIREKDPPPLPVEDDQESRKDQ from the coding sequence ATGGCTAAGAAAACTAAAAGTCAGACTAAGACATTGCCCCCAAACGAGCAACAAGTAAAGCCAGAGCCAGATGGTTTGCAAGTATCGAATCCGCCTGCAGTGGAAGAGCAATCTATAGACAAGAGTGTAGAGGTATTTTTATGGCTATTTGCATATAGTGTTCTCATGTTTACGCTGCCTTTTCTGGGCTTTTATGGAGTGCGGAACTGGCTGGATGAATCGTTCCCCGACCTTGACACATTTCAAAAGAACTGCTACTCCGTGTTGACAGCTGTGCTGGTTGTCAATGCCATTGTAGCTATGTATGTGCTCAAGGCCATTCGTGAAAAAGATCCTCCACCTCTGCCCGTTGAAGATGATCAGGAAAGTAGGAAAGATCAGTAG
- the LOC133839429 gene encoding mitochondrial import inner membrane translocase subunit TIM44 isoform X2, whose translation MLAENKKPVLRRIHRTMRFYKCYDIYKLSAIARERACYITYQLASYNLQQQPQRLYSAPGRRPGFFSQFIDNVRTEMDKNKEMKDSIKKFREEAQKLEQSDALKSARQKFNIVESEAQKSSSILKEQLGAIKEKVGDVIDDASKSDLAKKVSEELSKTAKGVSDTITDTSGKLGQSGAFQAISDTTKMIKKEMNETSIESRVYRSPVQLRKRVQIDMADSSRVVEANTEATGLELHKDSKFYQSWENFKNNNTYVNKVLDWKVKYDESENPVIRASRLLTDKVSDVMGGLFSKTELSETMTELVKIDPNFDQKQFLHDCEKDIIPNVLEAIVRGDLEILKDWCFESTYNIIATPITQAKKSGLYLDSKILDIENIELAMGKVMEQGPVLIITFQAQQIMCVRDQKAQVVEGHPEKVMRVHYVWVLCRDRNELNPKAAWRLMELSANSQEQFV comes from the exons atgctggcagaaaacaaaaagccagTATTAAGACGTATTCATCGAACGATGCGATTTTACAAATGTTACGATATT TATAAGCTGTCGGCTATAGCGCGTGAGCGCGCCTGTTACATTACGTATCAATTGGCATCATATAATCTTCAGCAACAGCCG CAACGCCTCTACAGTGCCCCTGGACGCCGGCCCGGTTTCTTCTCGCAATTCATTGATAATGTGCGCACCGAAATGGATAAAAACAAGGAGATGAAGGACAGCATCAAAAAGTTTCGCGAAGAAGCCCAGAAACTGGAACAATCGGATGCCCTTAAGTCGGCCCGGCAAAAGTTTAACATCGTCGAGTCGGAGGCTCAAAAATCATCTAGCATATTGAAAGAGCAACTGGGCGCAATCAAGGAGAAAGTTGGCGATGTCATTGATGATGCTTCCAAATCTGATTTGGCCAAAAAGGTATCCGAAGAGCTTTCGAAAACTGCGAAAGGCGTCAGTGATACGATAACAGATACGAGCGGTAAACTGGGACAATCCGGCGCCTTTCAAGCTATTTCGGATACGACGAAAATGATCAAAAAGGAAATGAACGAGACGAGTATAGAGAGTCGTGTCTATAGATCGCCGGTTCAGTTGCGGAAACGTGTCCAAATCGATATGGCAGACAGTTCTCGTGTCGTAGAAGCAAATACGGAAGCAACAG gATTGGAACTTCACAAGGATTCAAAATTCTACCAGTCTTGGGAGAACTTTAAGAACAATAACACCTATGTGAACAAAGTTCTCGACTGGAAAGTTAAGTACGATGAATCTGAAAATCCTGTCATCAGAGCCTCTCGTCTACTAACTGACAAGGTCTCTGATGTAATGGGAGGTTTATTCTCAAAGACCGAACTGTCCGAGACGATGACTGAACTGGTTAAAATCGATCCAAACTTTGATCAGAAACAGTTTTTGCATGACTGCGAAAAGGATATCATACCCAATGTTCTAGAGGCCATTGTACGTGGTGATCTTGAGATCCTTAAGGATTGGTGTTTCGAGAGCACGTACAACATAATTGCTACACCAATAACACAAGCGAAAAAGTCTGGCCTGTATCTGGACTCGAAAATCCTGGACATTGAGAACATTGAGCTCGCCATGGGCAAAGTCATGGAGCAGGGCCCAGTGCTAATTATTACGTTCCAAGCGCAGCAAATAATGTGTGTGCGCGACCAGAAGGCTCAAGTTGTCGAAGGCCACCCTGAGAAAGTGATGCGTGTCCACTACGTTTGGGTGCTTTGCCGCGATCGGAATGAGCTCAATCCCAAAGCTGCTTGGCGGCTTATGGAACTGTCGGCAAACAGTCAAGAGCAGTTTGTTTAG
- the LOC133839434 gene encoding uncharacterized protein LOC133839434 isoform X2 — translation MLRYSHAKSLKEELSNADAVPSLPSGQGPKNKTAVTAGEELNTATNLVLAGNYKYDVEILESGDDESEDTERDSSEEREERFKGHGLFNPDPETFVAENIEMTSVDVDASAISESHMLLSIILVVVALVSVCLYAGLVIWRSHLEQRYGMRERLVNRDVDDVEGVEDTDYRVVYPHTLSPYAPTTTTTHS, via the exons ATGTTACGATATT cCCATGCCAAGTCTTTGAAAGAGGAGTTAAGCAACGCTGATGCAGTGCCAAGTCTTCCGAGTGGCCAGGgacccaaaaataaaacagccGTCACTGCTGGTGAAGAG TTAAACACCGCAACCAATCTAGTGCTAGCGGGAAACTACAAATATGATGTGGAAATTCTCGAGTCTGGAGACGATGAGAGTGAAGATACAGAACGTGACAGCAGCGAGGAACGAGAGGAGCGCTTTAAGGGTCACGGTCTGTTCAACCCAGACCCCGAGACTTTTGTGGCCGAAAACATTGAGATGACATCCGTGGATGTGGATGCAAGTGCTATTAGTGAAAGCCACATGCTGCTTAGCATTATACTTGTGGTGGTAGCTCTGGTATCGGTTTGTCTCTATGCTGGACTGGTTATATGGCGATCGCACTTGGA GCAACGCTATGGCATGCGCGAGAGACTTGTCAACCGGGATGTGGATGACGTGGAGGGCGTTGAAGATACGGACTATCGGGTGGTATATCCCCACACACTTAGCCCCTACGCAcctacaactacaacgactCATTCGTAG